The following are encoded in a window of Amaranthus tricolor cultivar Red isolate AtriRed21 chromosome 2, ASM2621246v1, whole genome shotgun sequence genomic DNA:
- the LOC130806872 gene encoding cytokinin hydroxylase-like has product MSIIHLGYGFFFFLLWKFINVCLLSPFLTLWKLRKNGLRGPMPSFPMGNLGHMKKMLIKGKFSSSSSSGIISHDIHSSSLPYFSQWKGLHGNVFVYWMGVEPFLYIADPEFLKQMSGCVLAKNWGKPSVFKNDRVPMFGEYGLNMIEGNTWASHRHIITPAFSSTSLKGMAILMVESTTKMISQWTSLLENKSKLELDMEKEVTMLAGEIIAKTNFGINSELGNVLFEKLRSMQITLFKHTRYVGVPFGQLLAIRQTLEARRLGQEIDDILLSIINARRKLIGVEPQHDLLGLLLESEERVDGQFVRKLTNRELIDECKTFFFGGHETVALAMTWTLVLLAMYPKWQDELREEIKEVIGDKDSIDFTMLAGLKKMGWVFNEVLRLYPSSPNAQRQARSDIQVEDRVIPNGTNIWIDVVGMHHDQALWGDDVNEFKPERFDGDLYGGCKHKMGYLPFGFGGRMCIGKNYAVMEYKIVMSIILRQFSFSVSPSYRHSPMYCFSFRPSSGVPLIVQSL; this is encoded by the exons atgagTATTATTCATCTTGGTTAtggattcttcttcttcttgttatgGAAGTTTATAAATGTTTGTCTTTTATCACCATTTTTAACCCTCTGGAAGCTTCGTAAGAATGGGTTAAGAGGACCAATGCCAAGTTTTCCTATGGGAAATTTGGGTCATATGAAAAAAATGTTGATTAAAGGGAaattttcatcttcatcttcatctggaATAATTTCCCATGATAtacattcttcttctcttccATACTTTTCTCAATGGAAAGGACTGCATG GAAATGTGTTTGTATATTGGATGGGAGTAGAGCCATTCTTATATATAGCTGATCCCGAGTTTTTGAAGCAAATGTCTGGATGTGTGCTAGCCAAGAATTGGGGCAAACCTAGTGTTTTTAAGAATGATAGAGTACCAATGTTTGGAGAATATGGTCTAAATATGATAGAGGGTAATACATGGGCTTCTCATAGACATATTATCACGCCGGCTTTCTCTTCCACCAGCTTGAAG GGCATGGCAATTTTGATGGTGGAATCCACAACCAAGATGATTAGCCAATGGACTAGTCTCCTTGAAAATAAAAGCAAGCTTGAACTCGATATGGAGAAAGAAGTCACAATGTTAGCCGGAGAGATAATTGCAAAAACTAATTTCGGAATCAACAGTGAATTAGGAAACgttttgtttgaaaaattaaGATCTATGCAAATTACCTTATTCAAACATACGCGTTACGTTGGTGTTCCTTTTGGTCAATTGCTAGCCATACGTCAAACCCTAGAAGCAAGAAGGCTAGGACAAGAAATTGACGACATATTATTGTCCATTATAAATGCGAGAAGAAAACTTATTGGTGTCGAACCTCAACACGATCTTCTTGGACTATTGCTCGAGAGTGAAGAACGTGTCGATGGGCAATTCGTAAGGAAATTGACAAACAGAGAATTGATTGATGAATGCAAGACGTTCTTTTTTGGAGGGCATGAGACGGTTGCATTAGCAATGACATGGACGTTAGTACTTTTGGCCATGTACCCAAAATGGCAAGATGAATTAAGAGAAGAAATCAAAGAAGTGATTGGAGATAAAGATAGCATTGATTTCACCATGCTTGCTGGTCTAAAGAAG ATGGGATGGGTTTTTAATGAAGTATTACGACTTTATCCTTCATCGCCAAATGCGCAAAGGCAAGCAAGAAGTGACATTCAAGTAGAAGATAGAGTGATCCCAAATGGGACGAACATATGGATAGATGTTGTGGGCATGCATCATGATCAAGCTCTATGGGGAGACGATGTTAATGAGTTTAAACCTGAAAGATTTGACGGGGATTTATATGGTGGGTGCAAGCACAAAATGGGTTATTTACCCTTCGGATTTGGAGGAAGAATGTGCATTGGTAAAAATTATGCAGTCATGGAATACAAGATTGTTATGTCAATAATTCTTCGACAATTCTCATTTTCAGTATCACCCTCATATCGACATTCTCCGATGTATTGTTTCTCATTTAGACCTAGTTCAGGCGTGCCTCTTATAGTTCAATCTTTATAA
- the LOC130806753 gene encoding cytokinin hydroxylase-like: MTIVRLLYGYLFFFLLWKLLYALFLSPIFALQKLRKNGLKGPRPIFPLGNLIDIKKKLKETKSLYYPSSRENISHDIHSSSLPHFAQWQKLYGKVFVYWMGVEPFLYIADPEFLKQMNGCVMAKDWGKPKAFIRDRIPLFGEYGLTMIEGEDWARHRHIATPAFSSTSLKGMANLIAESTTKVIRNWTTRIGMSNKLELEMEREVSTLAGEIMAKTNLGINGELGHILFEKLRALQINLFKHSRYLGVPYGHFLKLGRTLEAKKLGKEIDDIIISIINSRKKVISEEKKNDLLGLLLESEEYVNGKNVGKLSTREIIDECKTFFLGGHDTVALTLTWTLMLLAMYPNWQDELRQEIKEVIGEKDNLDFTMLPKLKKMGWVMNEVLRLYPSAPNTQRQARSDIQVGDVVIPNGTNVWIDVVSMHHDRGLWGDDVNEFKPERFDGDLYGGCKHKMAYLPFGFGGRMCLGKNFAIMEYKIVTASILRHFSFSISPSYRHFPMHFFTFRPDTGMPLIVEPL; the protein is encoded by the exons atgaCTATCGTACGTCTTTTATATGGCTACTTGTTCTTTTTCTTGCTATGGAAGTTGTTATATGCTCTCTTTTTATCACCCATTTTTGCGCTGCAAAAGCTGCGTAAAAATGGGTTAAAAGGACCAAGGCCTATTTTTCCATTAGGAAATTTGATCGATATAAAGAAGAAGCTTAAAGAAACCAAGTCATTGTATTATCCTTCATCTCGTGAGAATATCTCCCATGATATTCATTCATCTTCTCTTCCACATTTTGCTCAATGGCAAAAGTTGTATG GGAAAGTATTTGTATATTGGATGGGAGTGGAACCATTTTTGTATATAGCAGATCCTGAATTCTTGAAGCAAATGAATGGTTGTGTAATGGCAAAGGATTGGGGCAAACCAAAAGCATTCATAAGGGATAGAATACCATTGTTTGGAGAATATGGTCTTACCATGATTGAAGGTGAAGATTGGGCTCGTCATAGGCATATTGCTACCCCAGCTTTCTCTTCCACTAGCTTGAAG GGCATGGCAAATCTAATTGCGGAATCTACAACAAAGGTGATACGTAATTGGACAACTCGTATTGGTATGTCAAATAAGCTTGAACTCGAAATGGAAAGAGAGGTTTCAACACTAGCCGGGGAAATAATGGCCAAAACCAATTTAGGAATTAATGGTGAATTAGGAcatattttgtttgaaaaattaaGGGCTCTACAAATTAATTTGTTCAAACATTCAAGGTATCTTGGAGTACCTTATGGTCATTTTTTGAAATTGGGAAGAACCCTAGAAGCTAAAAAGTTAGGGAAAGAAATTGATGATATAATTATATCTATcataaattcaagaaaaaaggTTATTagtgaggaaaaaaaaaatgatttattgGGATTATTGCTTGAGAGCGAGGAATATGTTAATGGTAAAAATGTGGGAAAGTTGAGTACTAGAGAAATTATTGATGAATGTAAGACATTCTTCTTAGGAGGGCATGATACGGTTGCATTAACATTGACATGGACATTGATGCTTTTGGCTATGTATCCAAATTGGCAAGATGAATTAAGGCAAGAAATCAAAGAGGTTATTGGGGAGAAGGATAACTTGGATTTCACCATGCTTCCTAAACTTAAGAAG ATGGGGTGGGTTATGAATGAAGTACTACGATTATATCCCTCTGCACCAAATACACAAAGGCAAGCAAGAAGTGATATTCAAGTAGGTGATGTAGTGATCCCAAATGGTACCAATGTATGGATTGATGTTGTGAGTATGCACCATGATCGAGGTTTATGGGGAGATGACGTTAATGAATTTAAGCCAGAAAGGTTTGACGGAGACTTGTATGGTGGATGCAAGCATAAAATGGCTTACTTACCATTCGGATTCGGAGGAAGAATGTGTCTTGGCAAGAACTTTGCTATCATGGAATACAAGATTGTGACTGCGTCAATTCTTCgtcacttttcattttcaatatcTCCATCGTATCGACATTTTCCCATGCATTTTTTCACATTTAGACCTGATACAGGGATGCCTcttattgttgaacctctttaa